The Terriglobales bacterium sequence GAGGGCTCCAAGGGCGTGGTCCTCGACCTGAGCCGCATAGACCGCGTGGACAGCGCCGGGATCGGCATCCTCACCCTGTCTGCGGGCAAGCTGCGCAAGGCCGGCGGCCAGCTTCGGCTGGCGGGCGCGCAGGGAGCGGTCAACGACGTGGTGAAGCTGACCAAGATCGACACCATCGTGTCTTGCCATCCCGACCTCGACTCCGCCCTCCGCGCCTTTGGCCCGGGGGCGTCGCCAGCGCAGGGGTAACCTACAGGGTCTCCTCCGATGACACAGCTCAGCAAGAGCGAACTTTTTCCACAGAAAATTTGGAACCGCTCCAGATGAGCCCTTCAGGGGCGCCGGGCAAACACCGCTTAGCGGGTAGGATCTGGTGAAAGCCCAAGCACCTTGCGGATGGCGGTTCGGAATTTCGTCTGCTGGCCGGTGGATGGGAATGGGATTCTCTCCCCGTTGTTGAGGACCTTGAAGTCCTCTTTCTTTAGTTTCGGCTCAAGTAGCTCGCAGACGTTCGCTTTTATGAGAACGAGTGCAGTGTCCGGCCCTGCGTGCGCGCGCAGGTCCTCGAGAAGAAGCGGGAAGTCACGGAGGATGATGGCATCGGCCTCATCGTCGTCGAGATCATTGACGGGCGTGTACGTCGCGTCGACAACGAGAAAGCCCTCGGACGCAAACGTCTTGAGTCCTTCCTCCTTTGTTTGTGCCGCGACCTCCAGCACGTCATCCATCAAAGCCTTGAAGAGCGGCTCTCTGACGGTTCCGGTCGGGTTGTAGAAGTACTTGCCAGAGGCTGGCGGCGATTCCAGGACGAAGATAGTCTTCGGGTGCTTCGGGGTGTAACGGCTTCGGAGCTCGAAGTATTCAGTTTTCGTAATGGCAGTGGTGAACATTGACTGAGGACAGAATCAAAGCGCACACACCGTGCGAGTGCAAGGAAAAACGTGGTTTGTAGTGTTTTCAGAACAACCGCAAATCGTGAGCGGCCGGCCCCGCAGGCGAACCTCAGCTTGTATCGACGGTCACGTCCCTTTGCGCGCCCTTAGAGCCCCTTAGTTACTCCTCAGATAATCGTTTGTACCCGATGCATCAATACCACAACCTGTAGTGGTCGGGCCT is a genomic window containing:
- a CDS encoding STAS domain-containing protein, whose amino-acid sequence is EGSKGVVLDLSRIDRVDSAGIGILTLSAGKLRKAGGQLRLAGAQGAVNDVVKLTKIDTIVSCHPDLDSALRAFGPGASPAQG